DNA sequence from the Vicia villosa cultivar HV-30 ecotype Madison, WI linkage group LG3, Vvil1.0, whole genome shotgun sequence genome:
CTTCTCTTTAAAtacttatttcatttttatttattactcTAATATTTGATTTACTCCAAAGTATGAAGATACAATAACTacttagaccatctccaatggtgcaatccatttttgagttctttatgggtcccaccagccatatcatctcaaaataatttatttaatttttattttattggtgtaactctaatgggtcccacaactttaccccataaattaatttgattggataCCACAAAtttttactagttgcattgcaatacaactctactatgacatggcaaattgttttaatatttaattattatattgatgtccagctggagaactcaaagaaaaataccaccattggagatgctcttagttTTAGTGGATCTACTTAGTTTTAGTGGATCTCACTAAGTAAAATCGGCTACATGaatcaaatttaaatttcatcATAATATTTATATTCAATATTATGTTCCTATCATAATAGTGAGTAATGAAGAGTCATTTAACCATTTATTAGCCAAGAGTCAAAAGGATAATTTATATTACCTTCTAAAAACACATTTATACAAATCATTTACCACTCCAACTGTAAAAATCTGCAACTCACAAatccataattaaaatattacaaaaattgcAAAACATTAATGTAAGCAGCATGTATATATTTGCCTAAAATCACTAGATACCACTACCAGTTTTCAATTTTTACTAATCACTTCCTAACCTTGACGGCATTCATCTTATTTTTGCAAGTTTCCGAGTTTCTCATTCCCGTTTTGATGGTTAGAGCTTCCACTAATAGAACTTGTCTTGTCTTGATTTTGAACTTGACTTTCCTTATTCAAATTGTTATTTCCATTCACAGTGGCCTTGGGGATATGAATCGAATTCTTAACACTTCCTTGCTCTCCATTGCCTCCTTGATTTTGTGACACTACTTTATGTTCCAAAACTTTCTCGCTAGGCATGCTTTTGGCTTTATCTAAATCTAGCCCCACCTTATTCTGTTTGTTATCTACCTGGTTCTGAGTAACTAATGTAGAAACTCTTTTTTCTGGTTCTTTCACAGAGGTTACAAGTTTATCCTGTTGAGACAACATATACTGAACAATTAAGCAAAGAACTGCCCAATTTTAGAGAAATAGATTTTAATATATGAACCGCATGACACGAAAAATACATAAGATACAATTGAATGAACCTTTTGGTCAGAAGGCAAACCAGCAGAAATGGATGTCTTTGTCAAAGAACTACCAGCAGGCACTGTGTGTACCACATTTTTCTCTATCGCCTTCTCTTTGGGTGTGGAGCCAGGACCAGAAACTCTTTTTTCCAGTTCTTTCACGGCGGAAACATGTTTATCCTGTTGAGACTAAATACAAAATAATCAGCAGAGAGCGCCATTTTTAGGgagaatttttaatattattaattgcaTGACGAGAGAAAATGATAAGGTACATTTGAATGAACCTTTTGGTTAGAAGGCAAACCAGCAGGAATGGATGTCTTTGCCATAGAACTACCAGCAGGCACCGGATGTACCACATTTTTTGGTAGAGAGACCCTTAATTGTGGTGAAGCATTTGCATTTGGTACTGCATTTGATCGAGATATAGTTTGTGCTCCAGAGTGAGCAATGGCAGGTTTTAACACGCGGGCCGAAATTGCAGCATTTGGTACTGCATTTGATCGGGAAATGGTTTGTGCTCCAGAGTGAATAATGGCATGTTTTAACTCGCGACCTGAAATTGCAGCATTTGGTACTACTGAATTTGATCGCGAAACCGTTTGAGCTCCAGAGTGGATAATTGTAGGTTTTAACTCGCGAGCTGAAATTGCAGCATTTGGTACTGCATTTGATCGTGAAACAGTTTGTGCTCCAGAGGGAACAATGGTAGGTTTTATCTCGCGAGCTGAAACTGCAGCATTTGGTACTGCATTTGGTCGTGAAACAGTTTGTGCTCCAGAGTGAATAATGACAGGTTTTATCTCGCGAGCTGAAACTGCAGCATTTGGTACTGCATTTGGTCGTGAAGCAGTTTGTGCTCCAGAGTGAATAATGGCAGGTTTTAACTCGCGAGCTGAAATTGCAGCATTTGGTACTGGATTTCCAGAGGTTACTGTGGGTTTTGCTGAGGAACCACAAGCTTGTTGAGATGGACGCTGAAGCGGTACAGAACTACGAACTGTGGAGACTTGTGTCGTATTACGAGACTGCAGTTGATTATTAATTGACATGGATGTCCTACCTGCAACCGCTCAAGTTATTCATATACCCACTAAAGCAATAGCCTTACTATAATAAATGAGTCATTTAAAATGACTTATAAATAACAATTCTTCTATTAGATTCCTGAGCCTTACATTGAAACAATAAAGCTATAAACAAAACATTTTCTAAAAGATTTACGAGTGAACATTTAATATTGTGGTAAAGAACACAAGTAatagtagaaaagaaatactATTTGATGGGATCGAGAGAACAGGAAATTCACTATGGATCGAGAGAACAGGAAATTCACTGGCATTTTACTCCTGCACTGAACTGCAAAAAGTTCACCTGCAGGATGGTGACGCCAATGTGCTCATTCAATGTTCTCCTAAAAATTGTGCTTTCATATTACCGATAACAAAATCCTTAGGTACATTCAatggcaacaacaacaacttagcCTTTTACCACTACATGGAGTAAGCTATATGGATAAGACGATGCCATAATTCTCTATAATGCACTAAGTTTAGGGAAATATATCAAACCACCACAATACCATATATGTACTAATAGTTTAAAGTTTCAAATTAACTATATAGCAAAAATATATCAAACCACCATAATAAAATATCATACTCAAAGATATAATGGAGAAAAAAAGACTGAATTTGAAGTTTATTACCCATTGCTAAATCAATTACCCTGATTTTAAatgaattataattatttatttattattactattatttaatggataaagctaacatgtgccccaagggcacatgttaagaaacctaaatatagtaaatttatattggaaaacgtaataaaaacattaattataaaaagtttatgaaaacaatgcacaatttctaagtaaaagtttctacatttagctcttaacatgtgcccttagggcacatgttagcatgacccttatttaatataaaaagttTTGCGAGATAAATAATTGTGAAAACAATCATGGAATAAGAATAGTAGACAATAAAGGATTTTAACAATAAAGGTACTCTAATAGTGTTTACTGTTTGGGTTTGTGAGGAAGGGTTTATGGATGGATAAAAGTTGCTCAGAGCATAGGCCATTGGATAGAGGGTAAAGAGATTTGTTGGTACAGGTTTTCAGGTATCTTTCATAAGGGCAATTGGAAGATGTAATTTTTATAGTGTAATGGTGGTACTGAATAGGATTCCGGTTCCCTGGGTGAAGGTAAGCTAAATCCTCGCTCCTGTGCATGAGAAAATTCAGAGATGGAATCACTGGAGTTTAAAGGGTCGGAGAAAGTTATCACATGTCATGTCGGATTGGACTTTTGGAATATTCTATGCTTGGTCAACCCTCGATTAAAGCTAGAGACTTaaagtaaacaaaaaaaaaaaggaaacaataAACAAATTCAACAAGCAAATTATGGACTTGAATTAAtatgaaaacaaataataaaagagTAAAATAACAATTACCAGGATCAGTCATTCCAGGAGCAGTTAACTTTTTGAATGGAGGCATGTCAAGGGCTAAATTTAAGGAGTGACGAGTTGCCAACTGTTCAGCAGTATACTGTGTGTTGGTGGTGGTCACAGTGGTTCCTGAATTGACTGTTCCTGAAGTGCCACTCCCGTCTTTCTTCCGTAAAGTGGTCCACCTCTGCAAGTATTTGGATAGACCATGGCAATGTGTAGTAGTATTAATACTCAATTAACAATAAAGGTGATATGGAAACAAAATAATTGGTACAAAAAACTGTACTTGCAAGTATATCAACAATATAACCGAAACAAATAATCATTTTACTATGACATAAACCCTCACTGGTTACACATTGCACATCTTATACATGTCAGAAGTTGATTGAGAAGCAAAACATGTAAAGCTCCGTTGCCGGGATTTGAACCCGGGAGAACTGGGCGATACCCAGGCATCATGACCAGGTTAGATGACAACAGTTTAAAATGAATTTAGTGTCATCAGTCATCAGATTCCATAAAATACAATATTTACAGAAAGACAGTGAATCGAGGAAGAGATAACATAACACAGTGTACAGACATATACACTATAAAAGGTTAGCCTCGACAGGCTCAACTGTAAAAGTAACACAAGCTAAAGTAAACTATCCCAATAATAGATCTGACTGGTATAGATCTGTCAAGAAGGCCGTGTTAGAAGATAAAAATTGCATACTAAGACAGCTTTTTAGCGTCCAGGTCAACAAAAGCAGACCATCTATAGGAAACCATGGATTGTGACCTATcaataattaacttaaaataatgCTTGCCAGTTGCCACAATTATCTACCTTATTAATATCAGCATGATAAGATAAACCAGATGAATTTTGATAAATATTCATGGTTGGCAAATCGACTAGTTTAAAAGTATCAGCCACAGAGAATGAGCTCCAACAATGTTAAATTATCTGTTCTGAATTCTAGGCCAGAGATTATATAAACTACATACAGTTATATAATACAGAATGTAAGGATATTTATAGTTCATCATTCTAATTGCCAAAGGAAAGTGTTATAGGGCTACAACCATTAAGCAACCAAAGACTAAACACACTACAAACAGTAATATAAAGGGTTTTGTTACTGATTTTAAAATAAAGGAGGGATGATTTTGAAGAGAAAATGGGATTTGACACAACAATTGAAGTTGCTGCGTTGTGACAAAAAAGTCACTGGTTGACCTCATCAAATAGACCTCTTGTATATCTAAAGGAAGGCTCCTGGGTTCCTCATGGCAGAAgctattaatcaaaataaatgaaaaaattgTTGTCTTACATGAAATATGCATGTGCATGCTGATAAATGATATAATGAGATGGGAGTGGAGAATGCCACGTAATTCACAAACGTTTAGGGTAGAAAACCACCTGTGACAATTGTGTTGCACTTCTTTTAATAGAAAAGCTGTCTCCTTTTGCTATGTTTGCCCAATTCCCTTCACCCCATTTCTGAACAGCAGCCCGTAACTGATTGTCCTCTTCCTCTGACCatgcttttcttttcctt
Encoded proteins:
- the LOC131660933 gene encoding uncharacterized protein LOC131660933 isoform X2, which produces MPEKKSKKLTFSQIDAITVAERYDPTTVFTVLQELSHYPAWKKFDWDELVKKTSSGISNAREYQMLWRHLAYRYSLPDDFDADDPMDDDSDLDYELEPLPSISAESTPECSACVKVMIASRTLSESTPSSSTIEAPLTVNFPVCHSFITPGEISQPSNLMERTSITIPVTVQRQTLPTVSSSDALETKGTVGGTMASKRKRKAWSEEEDNQLRAAVQKWGEGNWANIAKGDSFSIKRSATQLSQRWTTLRKKDGSGTSGTVNSGTTVTTTNTQYTAEQLATRHSLNLALDMPPFKKLTAPGMTDPGRTSMSINNQLQSRNTTQVSTVRSSVPLQRPSQQACGSSAKPTVTSGNPVPNAAISARELKPAIIHSGAQTASRPNAVPNAAVSAREIKPVIIHSGAQTVSRPNAVPNAAVSAREIKPTIVPSGAQTVSRSNAVPNAAISARELKPTIIHSGAQTVSRSNSVVPNAAISGRELKHAIIHSGAQTISRSNAVPNAAISARVLKPAIAHSGAQTISRSNAVPNANASPQLRVSLPKNVVHPVPAGSSMAKTSIPAGLPSNQKDKHVSAVKELEKRVSGPGSTPKEKAIEKNVVHTVPAGSSLTKTSISAGLPSDQKDKLVTSVKEPEKRVSTLVTQNQVDNKQNKVGLDLDKAKSMPSEKVLEHKVVSQNQGGNGEQGSVKNSIHIPKATVNGNNNLNKESQVQNQDKTSSISGSSNHQNGNEKLGNLQK
- the LOC131660933 gene encoding uncharacterized protein LOC131660933 isoform X1 is translated as MPEKKSKKLTFSQIDAITVAERYDPTTVFTVLQELSHYPAWKKFDWDELVKKTSSGISNAREYQMLWRHLAYRYSLPDDFDADDPMDDDSDLDYELEPLPSISAESTPECSACVKVMIASRTLSESTPSSSTIEAPLTVNFPVCHSFITPGEISQPSNLMERTSITIPVTVQRQTLPTVSSSDALETKGTVGGTMASKRKRKAWSEEEDNQLRAAVQKWGEGNWANIAKGDSFSIKRSATQLSQRWTTLRKKDGSGTSGTVNSGTTVTTTNTQYTAEQLATRHSLNLALDMPPFKKLTAPGMTDPGRTSMSINNQLQSRNTTQVSTVRSSVPLQRPSQQACGSSAKPTVTSGNPVPNAAISARELKPAIIHSGAQTASRPNAVPNAAVSAREIKPVIIHSGAQTVSRPNAVPNAAVSAREIKPTIVPSGAQTVSRSNAVPNAAISARELKPTIIHSGAQTVSRSNSVVPNAAISGRELKHAIIHSGAQTISRSNAVPNAAISARVLKPAIAHSGAQTISRSNAVPNANASPQLRVSLPKNVVHPVPAGSSMAKTSIPAGLPSNQKSQQDKHVSAVKELEKRVSGPGSTPKEKAIEKNVVHTVPAGSSLTKTSISAGLPSDQKDKLVTSVKEPEKRVSTLVTQNQVDNKQNKVGLDLDKAKSMPSEKVLEHKVVSQNQGGNGEQGSVKNSIHIPKATVNGNNNLNKESQVQNQDKTSSISGSSNHQNGNEKLGNLQK